A single region of the Anaerolineales bacterium genome encodes:
- a CDS encoding response regulator transcription factor, with product MAEKILVIEDEHRIAQFLERGLLFEGYRVDVAHDGRTGLAIARDNPPDLVILDWMLPGLDGLDVIKRLRAATNVPVLMLSAKDEIQDRVTGLETGADDYLVKPFSFDELLARLKALFRRSTVSSKPEILRFADLTLDTGTHRATRGERAIDLTAKEYELLELFMRHPRQVLTREMIFDRVWNYDFGGESNIIEVYVRYLRQKTEADGDSRLLHTVRGVGYVLREE from the coding sequence ATGGCAGAGAAAATTCTCGTGATCGAGGATGAACATCGGATCGCCCAATTTCTGGAGCGGGGGCTACTTTTTGAAGGCTACCGCGTCGATGTCGCACATGACGGGCGGACTGGCTTGGCAATCGCCCGTGACAACCCGCCGGATTTGGTGATCCTCGATTGGATGCTCCCCGGCTTGGATGGCTTGGATGTGATCAAGCGGCTGCGGGCGGCGACGAACGTCCCCGTCCTGATGCTCAGCGCAAAAGATGAAATTCAAGATCGGGTCACCGGTTTGGAGACGGGCGCCGATGATTACTTGGTGAAGCCCTTTTCCTTTGATGAACTCTTGGCGCGGCTGAAGGCGCTCTTTCGCCGCTCAACGGTGAGCAGCAAGCCAGAAATACTGCGCTTTGCCGACCTGACCCTTGATACGGGAACACACCGCGCCACACGGGGGGAGCGGGCGATTGACCTGACGGCAAAGGAATACGAACTGCTGGAATTGTTCATGCGCCACCCGCGCCAAGTCCTCACCCGCGAGATGATCTTTGACCGTGTGTGGAATTACGACTTTGGCGGGGAGAGCAATATCATTGAGGTTTACGTCCGCTATCTGCGCCAAAAGACGGAAGCCGATGGCGACAGCCGCCTGCTGCACACCGTGCGCGGGGTGGGCTACGTGCTGCGCGAAGAATAA
- a CDS encoding 16S rRNA methyltransferase yields the protein MSDPNDPLERIVLAVRESAKYHAVHKGLIRAVGAAELAKRPSLKEAIKATKNKLHQVGAAYFGAEIPYTLWQMTLAQATDRDSGKETIQAILRLHASTRERLPIMTDFYTAIFGAITDPVRQVIDVACGLNPLMIPFMPLPPEIHYQAFDVYEDMITFLNGAFRVLGINGEAHLADALRDPLPAADLAFVLKAIPCLEQLAKDAGRILLDRLRARWIVVSYPAQSLGGRGKGMAASYETHFNALIAGRGWKVTPLRFSTEIAFVVRTDHA from the coding sequence ATGAGCGATCCGAACGACCCACTGGAACGGATCGTCCTCGCCGTGCGAGAGAGCGCCAAGTATCACGCCGTCCATAAGGGGCTAATACGGGCGGTTGGCGCGGCGGAACTGGCGAAACGTCCCTCGCTGAAAGAGGCGATCAAGGCGACGAAGAACAAACTGCATCAGGTGGGGGCTGCTTATTTCGGCGCGGAAATCCCCTACACCCTGTGGCAAATGACCCTTGCCCAAGCCACAGATCGCGACTCCGGCAAGGAAACCATTCAGGCGATTCTCCGGCTGCACGCCAGCACGCGGGAACGCCTGCCGATTATGACTGACTTTTACACGGCAATCTTCGGCGCAATCACCGATCCCGTTCGGCAAGTGATCGACGTTGCCTGTGGGTTGAACCCACTCATGATTCCCTTCATGCCGCTCCCGCCGGAAATACACTATCAAGCGTTTGATGTTTATGAGGATATGATCACCTTTTTAAACGGCGCCTTTCGCGTCTTGGGCATCAACGGGGAGGCGCACCTTGCCGATGCCCTGCGCGATCCGCTCCCTGCTGCCGATCTCGCCTTCGTCCTCAAGGCGATTCCCTGTTTGGAGCAGCTTGCCAAAGATGCCGGACGCATCCTGCTGGATCGGCTGCGGGCGCGGTGGATCGTCGTGTCGTATCCGGCGCAGAGCCTTGGCGGGCGGGGGAAGGGCATGGCGGCAAGCTATGAGACGCACTTCAACGCGCTGATTGCCGGACGGGGATGGAAGGTCACGCCGCTACGCTTTTCTACGGAGATCGCCTTTGTGGTGAGAACAGACCATGCGTAA
- a CDS encoding queuine tRNA-ribosyltransferase family protein — MTPHPSPALLTPSGALPLPIFLPDATRAVVRGVDSADLEACGVEGLVMSAYHLMQRPGSTTVSALGGLGTMTGWRRPIITDSGGFQIYSLIRENPNAGTLRDKGATFAIEGKKINLTPEKSIQLQLSYRSDVVICLDDCTHPDAPDADQRESVRRTIRWARRCKGEFERILSGRKGDAPRPLLFAVVQGGASRDLRRECAEALLAIGFDGYGYGGFPLDGEGNLLTEILGYTRDLIPRGYPMHALGVGHPKNVWTCHALGYPIFDSAMPTRDARHGRLYVIDGDPRRGGDWLRYIYADDKKHLKDGQPIDSACDCPVCQRYPLGYIHHLFKIGDSTFQRFATMHNLRTMTRLIAILREGV; from the coding sequence ATGACACCCCACCCCTCGCCCGCCCTGCTGACGCCCTCTGGCGCACTGCCCCTCCCCATCTTCCTGCCAGATGCCACCCGCGCCGTTGTGCGGGGGGTGGATAGCGCCGATCTGGAGGCGTGCGGCGTCGAAGGCTTGGTCATGAGCGCCTACCACCTCATGCAGCGTCCCGGCTCTACCACAGTGAGCGCCCTCGGCGGCTTAGGGACGATGACGGGCTGGCGGCGTCCGATCATCACCGATTCCGGCGGCTTTCAGATTTACTCGCTCATCCGCGAGAACCCCAACGCGGGGACGCTCCGCGACAAGGGGGCAACCTTTGCCATTGAGGGCAAAAAGATCAACCTGACCCCCGAAAAAAGCATCCAACTGCAACTGAGCTACCGCTCCGATGTTGTGATCTGCTTGGACGACTGCACCCACCCCGACGCCCCCGACGCCGACCAGCGTGAGTCCGTCCGCCGGACGATTCGTTGGGCGCGGCGCTGCAAAGGGGAATTTGAGCGCATCCTCAGCGGGCGGAAAGGCGATGCCCCTCGCCCGCTGCTCTTTGCCGTTGTGCAAGGCGGCGCATCCCGCGATCTGCGGCGGGAGTGCGCTGAGGCGCTGTTGGCGATTGGCTTCGATGGCTATGGGTATGGCGGCTTTCCGCTGGATGGGGAGGGGAATCTGCTCACCGAGATTCTGGGCTATACCCGCGACCTGATCCCCCGCGGCTACCCCATGCACGCGCTGGGCGTGGGACACCCCAAAAACGTCTGGACGTGCCATGCCCTCGGCTACCCCATCTTCGACAGCGCCATGCCCACCCGCGATGCCCGTCATGGGCGGCTGTACGTGATCGACGGCGATCCCCGTCGCGGCGGCGATTGGCTGCGCTACATCTATGCCGACGACAAAAAACACCTGAAAGATGGGCAGCCCATTGATAGCGCCTGTGACTGCCCCGTTTGCCAGCGTTACCCGCTTGGCTATATCCATCACCTGTTCAAGATCGGGGATTCAACCTTCCAACGCTTTGCCACGATGCATAACCTGCGGACAATGACGCGCCTGATCGCTATCTTACGGGAGGGTGTATGA
- a CDS encoding 50S rRNA methyltransferase: MPNANRILLTAQPESLRYALHELRRIAPNAHPETGRADLAPGVIVVDMGAVSFATLTKTWSVTPPIFPRHIVPVDLQFSVNGRMADIATIRGGITSLIPHIMVETPVSVQTRVFGEGLPYAPFDINNALADIIRAERGAAIDVRNPDQILSVAVAGVPGQFSAWVGLSRATENLSDWAGGMRRFSREAGQISRAEFKLLEACKIFGIAPQARGLALDLGAAPGGWTRILRTAGMYVTAVDPADMHPSFKTDRDTRHLRMTTQAYLQREGDTYDWIVNDMRMDAMDSANLMVALAPQLRHEGVALMTLKLPEDDRIEDLISAAFKHLEQVYVIRGARQLFHNRSEITVWLGRR, from the coding sequence ATGCCCAATGCCAACCGCATTCTTCTGACCGCCCAACCAGAATCGCTGCGCTATGCCCTCCACGAGCTCCGGCGCATCGCCCCCAACGCCCACCCCGAAACTGGACGTGCCGATCTCGCCCCCGGTGTGATCGTTGTCGATATGGGAGCGGTCTCTTTTGCCACCCTTACCAAAACATGGAGCGTCACCCCGCCCATCTTCCCGCGCCACATCGTCCCTGTTGATCTCCAATTTTCCGTCAATGGGCGGATGGCAGATATAGCGACGATTCGCGGCGGAATTACATCCCTCATCCCTCACATCATGGTTGAAACGCCTGTCTCCGTCCAAACGCGGGTCTTTGGTGAGGGGTTGCCTTACGCCCCCTTTGATATCAACAATGCCCTTGCCGATATAATTCGGGCGGAACGCGGGGCGGCCATTGACGTGCGCAACCCCGATCAAATTCTTTCCGTCGCCGTTGCCGGTGTACCCGGACAATTCAGCGCGTGGGTGGGTCTATCCCGTGCGACGGAGAACCTTTCCGATTGGGCGGGGGGGATGCGGCGTTTCTCCCGCGAAGCCGGACAGATCAGCCGCGCCGAATTCAAGCTCTTGGAAGCCTGCAAAATCTTTGGGATTGCCCCTCAAGCACGGGGACTTGCCCTTGATCTTGGGGCAGCACCGGGTGGCTGGACGCGCATTTTGCGCACGGCGGGAATGTACGTTACGGCGGTTGATCCGGCGGATATGCACCCTTCCTTCAAGACAGATCGGGATACGCGCCACCTGCGGATGACGACTCAGGCATACCTTCAGCGCGAGGGAGACACCTACGATTGGATCGTCAACGATATGCGGATGGATGCTATGGACTCGGCAAACCTGATGGTCGCCCTTGCTCCCCAACTCCGGCATGAAGGGGTGGCGTTGATGACGCTCAAACTTCCCGAAGATGACCGCATCGAAGACCTGATCAGCGCCGCCTTCAAACACTTGGAACAGGTCTATGTGATCCGAGGAGCGCGGCAGCTTTTTCACAACCGCAGCGAGATCACCGTGTGGTTGGGGCGGCGCTAG
- a CDS encoding ABC transporter ATP-binding protein, which yields MTTNPNTALLAAADLAIGYPRPRGSASRLAEGISLDLQAGELVCLIGTNGAGKSTLLRTLAGLQAPLGGRVSLNGRDLHRLTPTERARGIAIVLTERVDTGLLSAYGVVALGRHPHNDWRGSLTARDHAVIRESLAAVGAEGLAHRPLSELSDGERQKVLIARALAQEGDVLILDEPTAFLDLPRRAEIMALLGRLARQTGRAVLLSSHDLDLALQTADRLWLLEEGGRFQAGAPEDLVLNGQLGRAFRSEGIRFNIAAGGFALSRTPIGALALVGEDDSPILLWTKRALARAGYALCPPTEGLPRITIHQDRWEIAQGNHRHLVESVYDLIQTLRTVDVTDSIGERTAYPSVERIDASCPMPTAFF from the coding sequence ATGACCACCAATCCAAACACAGCCCTTCTTGCCGCCGCCGATCTCGCCATTGGCTACCCTCGCCCTCGGGGAAGCGCCTCTCGCCTTGCCGAAGGAATCAGCCTCGATCTTCAGGCGGGGGAACTCGTCTGCCTGATCGGGACGAACGGCGCGGGAAAATCCACTCTCCTGCGGACATTGGCGGGCTTGCAAGCGCCTTTAGGTGGGCGGGTGAGCCTCAATGGACGCGATCTGCACCGCCTGACGCCCACCGAACGGGCGCGGGGCATCGCCATTGTCCTCACCGAGCGGGTCGATACCGGGCTGCTCTCCGCTTATGGCGTCGTGGCGTTGGGGCGTCATCCCCATAATGATTGGCGCGGGTCGCTCACGGCGCGGGATCATGCGGTGATCCGTGAGTCGCTTGCGGCGGTGGGCGCTGAGGGTTTGGCGCACCGCCCCCTCAGCGAATTAAGCGACGGCGAACGGCAAAAAGTGTTGATTGCCCGTGCTTTGGCGCAAGAGGGCGATGTGCTGATCCTTGATGAGCCAACGGCGTTCCTCGATCTGCCCCGTCGGGCGGAGATTATGGCGCTGCTGGGGCGTTTGGCACGGCAGACGGGGCGGGCGGTTTTGCTCTCCTCCCACGATCTCGATCTCGCCCTGCAAACGGCGGATCGGCTCTGGCTTTTGGAGGAGGGCGGGCGCTTTCAGGCTGGCGCCCCGGAAGATCTTGTATTAAATGGGCAGTTGGGACGTGCCTTTCGCAGTGAGGGTATCCGCTTTAATATTGCGGCAGGGGGGTTTGCCCTCAGCCGAACACCCATTGGAGCGCTGGCGCTTGTTGGTGAGGATGATTCGCCCATTTTGCTTTGGACAAAACGGGCGTTGGCGCGGGCGGGCTATGCCTTATGCCCCCCTACCGAGGGGCTGCCACGAATTACTATTCACCAAGATCGGTGGGAAATCGCTCAGGGAAATCATAGACACCTTGTTGAATCCGTGTATGATCTGATTCAGACTCTCCGCACCGTTGATGTAACAGATTCAATCGGGGAGCGTACAGCCTACCCATCAGTCGAGAGAATTGACGCCTCATGCCCAATGCCAACCGCATTCTTCTGA
- a CDS encoding iron ABC transporter permease, translating into MDTMGRSRFSFTLLFLLAVLIGMVGVALAVGSVNVPLSDVIVALTGGAPSKPVYATIIVQFRLPRVLTALLAGAGLACAGIQMQTLFRNPLADPYVLGISSGASLGVALVVLAAGGIGGAALIAGLGWLGDLGLAAAASLGAGGALLIVVAASGRLRSVAALLVLGLMFSAFVGAIVSLLMYFSAAERVQAFIRWSFGSFGGVAWRQMAIFAPVTLVGIALAQALVKPLNALLLGETYAQSMGLNLKRARLAVILSAAILAGAVTAFCGPIGFLGIAVPHLCRMLFRTSDHRHLLPTCALIGAMVAILADLIAQMPGGEVVLPLNAVTAVIGAPIVIAIIWRGWERHRLEM; encoded by the coding sequence ATGGATACGATGGGACGTTCACGCTTTTCCTTCACACTGCTGTTCTTGCTCGCCGTTCTGATCGGGATGGTGGGCGTGGCGCTGGCGGTGGGGTCGGTGAATGTCCCGCTCAGCGATGTGATTGTCGCGCTGACGGGCGGCGCCCCCTCAAAGCCCGTCTACGCGACGATCATCGTCCAGTTTCGCCTTCCCCGCGTCCTGACCGCACTTTTGGCGGGGGCGGGGTTGGCGTGTGCGGGCATCCAGATGCAAACCCTCTTTCGCAACCCCCTTGCCGATCCCTACGTGTTGGGAATCAGTTCGGGGGCAAGTTTGGGGGTGGCGCTCGTCGTCTTGGCTGCGGGCGGCATTGGCGGGGCGGCGCTCATTGCGGGTCTGGGGTGGTTAGGCGATCTCGGTTTGGCGGCGGCAGCCAGCCTCGGTGCGGGCGGGGCGCTGCTGATTGTTGTGGCAGCGTCGGGGCGCTTGCGGAGCGTCGCCGCGCTGCTCGTTTTGGGGCTGATGTTCAGCGCCTTCGTTGGCGCTATCGTCAGCCTTCTCATGTATTTCAGCGCGGCGGAGCGCGTGCAAGCGTTCATTCGCTGGTCGTTTGGCAGCTTTGGGGGTGTGGCGTGGCGGCAGATGGCGATCTTCGCGCCAGTTACCCTGGTTGGCATTGCCCTTGCCCAAGCCCTTGTCAAGCCGCTGAACGCCCTCTTGTTGGGGGAAACCTACGCCCAGAGCATGGGGCTGAATCTAAAGCGGGCGCGGTTGGCGGTTATCCTCAGCGCGGCAATCTTGGCGGGGGCGGTCACTGCCTTTTGCGGACCGATTGGCTTTTTGGGGATCGCCGTGCCGCACCTCTGCCGGATGCTTTTTCGCACCTCCGATCATCGCCATTTGCTGCCCACCTGTGCGCTGATCGGGGCGATGGTGGCGATCCTTGCCGATCTGATCGCCCAGATGCCCGGCGGGGAAGTCGTCCTGCCGCTGAACGCGGTGACGGCGGTCATCGGCGCTCCCATTGTGATCGCCATCATCTGGCGCGGGTGGGAACGCCACCGCCTAGAGATGTGA
- a CDS encoding ABC transporter substrate-binding protein has translation MAKRRVLLFLILAALTLSPIIPALHTSRAQGENPTECLTSYDAAVDYFPEKATVEYATGFSVEYANSYKLVTVSKPWQGAESAFRYALLQCGAPAPTDLPEGTTIIEVPIKRLISMSSTYLPPLVDLGVVETLVGVDSLAFAYAPEVIAAGKAGTITEVGSGPTLDLEKIAVLDPDVIMTFGSGSADYDSHPKLIQAGFPTVLNGDFIEPTPLGRAEWIKFIALFYNQEGAAAAYFDDVATEYNRLKVLAEGAAEKPLVLFNTPYEGTWYIPGGASFTNTLLEDAGGRSPWADDATTGTLFLSLEVVFEKAANADVWLNPGFVFSLQDITAVDSRLAEFAPFASGKAYNYTGRTGENGAIDFFESGVTRPDLILADWISILHPDLLPDHTLYYYVQLK, from the coding sequence ATGGCTAAACGACGTGTCCTTCTTTTCCTCATTTTGGCTGCGCTCACCCTCAGCCCCATCATTCCCGCCCTCCATACCAGCCGCGCACAGGGGGAAAACCCCACCGAGTGCCTCACCAGCTACGATGCGGCGGTAGATTACTTCCCCGAAAAAGCTACCGTTGAGTATGCGACGGGCTTCAGCGTTGAATACGCCAACAGCTACAAACTCGTCACCGTGAGCAAGCCCTGGCAAGGCGCAGAGAGCGCCTTCCGCTATGCCCTTCTCCAGTGTGGTGCGCCCGCCCCCACCGATCTGCCAGAGGGGACGACCATCATCGAAGTTCCGATAAAGCGCCTTATCAGTATGTCCAGCACGTACCTCCCACCGCTTGTCGATTTGGGCGTCGTGGAGACCCTCGTTGGCGTGGACAGCCTCGCCTTTGCTTACGCCCCAGAGGTGATTGCCGCTGGCAAGGCGGGAACGATCACCGAAGTCGGCAGCGGACCGACCCTTGATCTGGAAAAAATTGCCGTTCTCGATCCCGATGTGATCATGACTTTTGGCAGCGGCTCGGCGGACTATGATTCGCATCCTAAGCTGATTCAGGCGGGCTTTCCCACCGTCCTCAACGGCGATTTCATCGAACCAACCCCTTTAGGGCGTGCCGAATGGATCAAATTCATCGCCCTATTCTATAACCAAGAAGGCGCAGCAGCAGCCTACTTTGATGACGTGGCAACAGAGTACAACCGCCTGAAGGTGCTTGCCGAGGGTGCGGCGGAAAAGCCGCTTGTCCTCTTTAACACGCCCTATGAGGGGACATGGTACATCCCCGGTGGGGCAAGCTTCACAAACACCCTCTTGGAGGATGCCGGTGGGCGCTCTCCCTGGGCAGATGACGCCACCACAGGGACATTGTTTCTGAGCCTTGAGGTTGTCTTTGAGAAAGCAGCAAACGCCGATGTGTGGCTGAATCCGGGCTTTGTGTTCTCCCTTCAAGACATTACGGCGGTGGATTCCCGCTTGGCGGAATTCGCCCCCTTTGCCAGTGGGAAGGCCTATAACTACACGGGACGCACGGGCGAAAACGGCGCAATTGATTTCTTCGAGAGCGGCGTTACCCGTCCAGACTTGATCTTGGCGGATTGGATCAGCATTCTTCATCCCGACCTGCTGCCCGATCACACCCTGTACTACTACGTCCAGTTGAAGTAG